The window CCATACGCGCCGGTGCTGATGGAGGGGAAAGCGATTGTGCGGATGCCGTGTTGCTCGGCCAGGGCGAAGCAACTCCGATAACAGCTCGCCAGCAATTCGTCTTCGCCATGCCGCCCGTCGCGCCACACGGGGCCCACGGTGTGAATGACCCATTTCGCGGGAAGCTTGTAGCCCTGGGTGATTTTGGCCTGGCCGGTGGGACAGCCGTTGAGTTTGCGGCATTCTTCGAGCAATTCCGGCCCGGCCGCGCGATGGATCGCTCCGTCCACGCCCCCGCCGCCAAGCAGGCTCGTGTTCGCCGCATTGACGATGGCATCGACTTGCTGCTTGGTGATGTCGCCT is drawn from Verrucomicrobiota bacterium and contains these coding sequences:
- a CDS encoding O-acetyl-ADP-ribose deacetylase → MKDRLQVVEGDITKQQVDAIVNAANTSLLGGGGVDGAIHRAAGPELLEECRKLNGCPTGQAKITQGYKLPAKWVIHTVGPVWRDGRHGEDELLASCYRSCFALAEQHGIRTIAFPSISTGAYGFPMDRATRLALIEIKKFFARNTSVEKVVLVCFGKSACETHLAAVQVIVG